A single Micromonospora sp. CCTCC AA 2012012 DNA region contains:
- a CDS encoding MmcQ/YjbR family DNA-binding protein: protein MTGPGDVPPEILDRLRPVCLGLPETYEEPAWVGTRWRIRKRTFAHVLAVGPDHPAARARAAATDQPFCVLTFRSPGDEIGGLIGGGHPFYKPDWAADVVGMVLDGTVGWDEVAELLTESYRVLAPKRLAAQVDRPPEPG from the coding sequence GTGACCGGCCCCGGCGACGTCCCACCCGAGATCCTCGACCGGCTCCGGCCCGTCTGCCTCGGGCTACCGGAGACCTACGAGGAGCCGGCGTGGGTGGGCACGCGCTGGCGGATCCGCAAGCGCACGTTCGCCCACGTGCTCGCGGTCGGTCCCGACCATCCGGCGGCCCGCGCCCGGGCCGCCGCGACCGACCAGCCGTTCTGTGTGCTGACGTTCCGGTCACCCGGCGACGAGATCGGCGGGCTGATCGGCGGCGGCCACCCGTTCTACAAGCCGGACTGGGCGGCGGACGTGGTCGGCATGGTGCTGGACGGCACGGTCGGCTGGGACGAGGTCGCCGAGCTGCTGACGGAGAGCTACCGCGTGCTGGCGCCGAAACGGCTGGCCGCCCAGGTCGACCGGCCGCCCGAGCCCGGATAG
- a CDS encoding nucleotidyltransferase domain-containing protein — protein MDRLVDDRTILQVVVGSHAFGLAGPGSDTDRRGVYALPAAAFWGLTKPAKHHEGPQPEQLRWEVERVCVLGLAANPNVLEVLHSPLVEICTPVGDELRALAPAFLSRRVADTYLGYAAAQFAKAERGVARSGTPTWRHVVHLIRLLTAGGHLVRTGELVLDVGADRDRLLAVKAGRLPWTEVAAWRDRLVAELVRDLDASPLPDHPDEARVDQWLISVRRRSVEEMA, from the coding sequence ATGGACCGGCTGGTCGACGACCGGACGATCCTCCAGGTCGTCGTGGGGTCCCACGCGTTCGGTCTGGCCGGTCCCGGCTCGGACACCGACCGGCGCGGGGTGTACGCGCTGCCGGCCGCCGCCTTCTGGGGCCTGACCAAACCGGCGAAGCACCACGAGGGCCCCCAGCCGGAGCAGTTGCGCTGGGAGGTGGAGCGGGTCTGCGTCCTCGGCCTGGCGGCGAACCCGAACGTGCTGGAGGTGCTGCACTCTCCGCTGGTGGAGATCTGCACGCCGGTCGGCGACGAGTTGCGGGCGCTCGCCCCGGCGTTCCTGTCCCGGCGGGTGGCCGACACCTATCTGGGCTACGCCGCCGCCCAGTTCGCCAAGGCCGAGCGGGGTGTCGCCCGGTCCGGTACGCCGACGTGGCGGCACGTCGTACACCTGATCCGGCTGCTCACCGCGGGCGGGCACCTGGTGCGGACGGGGGAGTTGGTGCTGGACGTGGGCGCGGACCGGGACCGGCTGCTCGCGGTCAAGGCCGGTCGGCTGCCGTGGACGGAGGTCGCCGCCTGGCGGGACCGCCTGGTGGCCGAGCTGGTGCGGGACCTGGACGCCAGCCCGCTTCCCGACCATCCCGACGAGGCCCGGGTGGACCAGTGGTTGATCTCGGTACGACGCCGCTCGGTGGAGGAGATGGCATGA
- a CDS encoding nucleotidyltransferase domain-containing protein, whose translation MNALDAAGLPARLDLTAVVAEQPYPMVFATVSGAHLYGFPSVDSDVDLRGVHLLPVAQLIGLGEPAETRMVMADRDDVEMDLVTHDLRKFVRLMLRRNGYVLEQLLSPLVVQSTPTHAALVELAPRVLTRHHGHHYRGFAATQRRLFDTTGQLKPLLYTFRALLTGIHLLRTGQVQAHLPTLLAAEPAPAYLPELIAAKRTAEHGDLGDLVSRDVLDRDLRDLAERLDQAQQDSRLPEQPSATPQLDALVVDARLATLASR comes from the coding sequence ATGAACGCGCTCGACGCGGCCGGGCTGCCGGCCCGTCTCGACCTGACGGCGGTGGTCGCGGAGCAGCCGTACCCGATGGTCTTCGCCACGGTCTCCGGCGCCCACCTGTACGGCTTTCCGTCCGTCGACTCCGACGTGGACCTGCGCGGCGTCCACCTGTTGCCGGTCGCGCAGCTGATCGGGCTCGGCGAGCCGGCGGAGACCCGGATGGTGATGGCGGACCGCGACGACGTCGAGATGGACCTCGTCACGCACGACCTGCGCAAGTTCGTCCGGCTGATGCTGCGGCGCAACGGGTACGTGCTGGAACAGCTCCTGTCGCCGCTGGTGGTGCAGAGCACGCCGACGCACGCGGCGCTGGTCGAGTTGGCACCGCGCGTGCTCACCCGGCACCACGGCCACCACTACCGGGGTTTCGCCGCCACCCAGCGGCGACTCTTCGACACCACCGGGCAGCTCAAACCGCTGCTCTACACCTTCCGCGCCCTGTTGACCGGCATCCATTTGCTGCGGACCGGGCAGGTGCAGGCGCACCTGCCGACGCTGCTGGCGGCCGAACCCGCCCCGGCCTACCTGCCGGAGTTGATCGCGGCGAAGCGTACGGCGGAACACGGCGATCTGGGCGATCTGGTCTCCCGCGACGTCCTCGACCGGGACCTGCGGGACCTGGCCGAGCGGCTCGACCAGGCACAGCAGGACAGCCGACTGCCCGAGCAGCCGTCCGCGACGCCGCAGCTCGACGCCCTGGTCGTCGACGCCCGGCTGGCAACGCTCGCGTCCCGTTAG
- a CDS encoding GAF and ANTAR domain-containing protein, whose translation MVLLADSPQVDVFLDQVVRVATEVVAPAEACGLTVRRESGAFTVASSGELAARGDEVQYGADEGPCLEALRRGRVVEVVDLGTDGRWPRYRDHALRLGAVSSLSLPMTVERETVGALNLYATRPAAFTGTTHRQAVAFADQAAAALAVILRQAEQALLQQQLADAMASRSIIDQALGVLMGQQRCTATEAFTLLRQASQHRNRKLRDVATEIITQVTGESPRPAPGFVNPRQQP comes from the coding sequence TTGGTCCTGCTGGCCGACTCACCGCAGGTCGACGTCTTCCTCGACCAGGTGGTCCGGGTCGCGACGGAGGTCGTCGCCCCCGCCGAGGCGTGCGGGCTGACCGTGCGCCGCGAGAGCGGCGCGTTCACCGTCGCCAGCAGCGGCGAGCTGGCCGCGCGGGGCGACGAGGTCCAGTACGGGGCCGACGAAGGGCCCTGCCTCGAAGCACTGCGCCGGGGCCGGGTCGTCGAGGTCGTCGACCTGGGCACCGACGGCCGCTGGCCCCGCTACCGGGACCACGCGCTGCGGCTCGGCGCGGTCAGCTCGCTGTCGCTGCCGATGACGGTCGAGCGGGAGACGGTCGGCGCGTTGAACCTGTACGCCACCCGGCCCGCCGCCTTCACCGGCACGACACACCGGCAGGCCGTCGCCTTCGCCGACCAGGCGGCGGCTGCGCTGGCCGTCATCCTCCGGCAGGCCGAGCAGGCGCTCCTGCAGCAGCAGCTCGCCGACGCGATGGCCTCCCGCAGCATCATCGACCAGGCGCTCGGGGTGCTGATGGGTCAGCAGCGGTGCACCGCGACGGAGGCGTTCACCCTGCTGCGGCAGGCGTCGCAGCACCGCAACCGCAAACTGCGCGACGTGGCCACGGAGATCATCACCCAGGTCACCGGGGAGTCCCCGCGGCCCGCGCCCGGATTCGTGAACCCCCGCCAGCAGCCCTGA
- a CDS encoding STAS domain-containing protein, with product MSVHQAPPCAVREVIRPSLLSLALADEGAATVVKAHGPLDMDTAGLLVDLVDSVLAGQPPPVLVLDLSGVDFFCAAGVTALLTARQRVASSGRALVVRTPSRIIVAVLELVGLEQEFATD from the coding sequence ATGTCTGTCCATCAGGCACCACCCTGTGCGGTGCGGGAAGTCATCAGACCGTCGCTGCTGTCCCTCGCGCTCGCCGACGAGGGCGCGGCGACCGTGGTGAAGGCGCACGGCCCGCTGGACATGGACACCGCCGGCCTGCTCGTCGACCTCGTGGACAGCGTGCTGGCGGGCCAACCGCCGCCGGTGCTGGTGCTCGACCTCAGCGGGGTGGACTTCTTCTGCGCGGCCGGGGTCACGGCGCTGCTGACGGCGCGCCAGCGGGTCGCCTCGAGCGGGCGCGCACTGGTGGTGCGCACGCCGTCCCGGATCATCGTCGCCGTACTCGAACTGGTCGGCCTGGAGCAGGAGTTCGCCACCGACTGA
- a CDS encoding diacylglycerol/lipid kinase family protein, translated as MRTKQELGAAIRRDRRAALVVNAHSRRGRRLYEGARSRLLAAGFTLLGSCPVDRPAELEQRLAEAADLRPDLLVAGGGDGTIGTAARLLAHRDVALGLLPLGTTNNFARTVGIPLDLDAAVAVLTDGTVIDVDLGLVGDLRFTNHVGIGLSADVMLAAPPRLKRVAGRLAYPLTALGLLRRHRPLRVTVRAEGRDHDFATHQVYVANGGFHAGRPITADANADDRLLVAYPVGGPTRRGLLRETARNAAGGRRRTLREEPFLAVRHLWVETDPPARVEVDGEPYGETPIRIGLDPNALRIMAAAGSPDH; from the coding sequence ATGCGGACCAAGCAGGAGCTGGGCGCGGCCATCCGGCGGGACCGACGGGCGGCGCTCGTCGTCAACGCCCACTCCCGGCGCGGGCGCCGGCTCTACGAGGGTGCCCGGTCCCGGCTGCTGGCGGCCGGCTTCACCCTGCTCGGCAGCTGTCCCGTCGACCGGCCCGCCGAGCTGGAGCAGCGCCTCGCCGAGGCCGCCGACCTCCGGCCGGACCTGCTGGTCGCGGGCGGCGGCGACGGCACCATCGGCACCGCCGCGCGGCTGCTCGCCCACCGGGACGTCGCGCTCGGCCTGCTGCCGCTCGGCACCACCAACAACTTCGCCCGCACCGTGGGCATCCCGCTCGACCTGGACGCCGCCGTCGCGGTCCTCACCGACGGCACGGTGATCGACGTCGACCTCGGCCTCGTCGGCGACCTGCGCTTCACCAACCACGTCGGGATCGGCCTCTCCGCCGACGTGATGCTCGCCGCGCCGCCGCGACTCAAACGGGTCGCCGGACGGCTCGCGTACCCGCTGACCGCGCTGGGGCTGCTGCGCCGGCACCGTCCGCTGCGGGTCACCGTCCGCGCCGAGGGGCGCGACCACGACTTCGCCACCCACCAGGTGTACGTGGCCAACGGCGGCTTCCACGCCGGCCGGCCGATCACCGCCGACGCGAACGCCGACGACCGGCTGCTGGTCGCGTACCCGGTGGGTGGCCCGACCCGGCGCGGGCTGCTGCGCGAGACGGCCCGCAACGCGGCCGGGGGCCGCCGCCGCACCCTGCGCGAGGAGCCGTTCCTCGCCGTGCGGCACCTCTGGGTGGAGACCGACCCGCCGGCGCGCGTCGAGGTCGACGGCGAGCCCTACGGCGAGACCCCGATCCGGATCGGGCTGGACCCGAACGCGCTGCGGATCATGGCCGCCGCCGGCAGCCCCGACCACTGA
- a CDS encoding AfsR/SARP family transcriptional regulator: MLQYARVTSRWGHAVRYRVLDTVAVRTTDGTWREAPTAKQRSLLASLLMRSNEWVTAGRLTELLWAEHPPRSAPGNLKTYVWRLRTLLVEAGHGSDRLESRPGGYRLRVEPGELDLHVFHGLVDQGRQALAAGDPADAGRLLAAALSLGPAEPVESRPEAMSAADRAHLHELLRGTQAVLIEAELAAGHPDGTITLLRRLVADQPLAEQWWAMLIRALALAGRRAEAITAYQRACRLLDRELGLTPGALLRDAYGRVLVG, encoded by the coding sequence ATGCTTCAGTACGCGAGAGTAACCAGCCGGTGGGGTCACGCGGTGCGCTACCGGGTGCTGGACACCGTCGCGGTGCGCACCACCGACGGCACCTGGCGCGAAGCGCCGACAGCCAAGCAGCGCAGCCTGCTGGCGAGCCTGCTGATGCGCAGCAACGAGTGGGTCACCGCCGGCCGGTTGACGGAGCTGCTCTGGGCCGAGCATCCGCCCCGCTCGGCACCGGGCAACCTCAAGACCTACGTGTGGCGGCTGCGCACCCTGCTCGTCGAGGCCGGACACGGCAGCGACCGGCTGGAGAGCCGGCCCGGTGGCTACCGGCTGCGCGTCGAGCCCGGCGAACTGGACCTGCACGTCTTCCACGGCCTCGTCGACCAGGGCCGACAGGCGCTGGCGGCCGGTGACCCGGCGGACGCCGGCCGGCTGCTCGCCGCCGCCCTGTCGCTGGGACCGGCCGAACCGGTCGAGAGCAGACCGGAGGCGATGTCCGCGGCGGACCGGGCGCACCTGCACGAGCTGCTGCGCGGCACCCAGGCCGTGTTGATCGAGGCGGAGCTGGCGGCCGGCCACCCGGACGGCACGATCACCCTGCTCCGCCGCCTCGTCGCGGATCAGCCGTTGGCCGAACAGTGGTGGGCGATGCTGATCCGGGCTCTCGCCCTGGCCGGCCGGCGGGCCGAGGCGATCACCGCGTACCAGCGGGCCTGCCGGCTGCTCGACCGTGAGCTGGGCCTGACCCCCGGCGCGCTGCTGCGCGACGCGTACGGGCGGGTCCTCGTCGGGTGA
- a CDS encoding tetratricopeptide repeat protein, with translation MAQHLWITGDHAYQRLAAARALTAVPLAEPVDAHRRRFGPYTGANALLTALVPEMLARTPELVRRHDIEVLSVAPDLRPLVPASRETLTSLAVPAERTRFYSRVRTLRLSHGLAELLRDHVRALGGPRRVLVLDRLDEADPTDAEFVSVLLRRLDPDLLTVVVGTGTGPLDENLAADLARYAQRRDAPPVPSPGAPPADPARAYVASDCCADDPALLAAYAELDPAARCRLHAERAEQLLATGLRSPKLGAVPYHLERAGDPAEAGARALLEALNYCVDMGFYHATLDLGRRGRAVVDRAAREGAWWAFTTKMTTSLSALGRPEEAEELYDEARSLSVNPIIHRQAAYATAMIYTRHRDPDHRDHVRARAWINQAIAISSLQPEGADRSFSTVFQQNGLALIEMHLGNLPGALELVATGLARLDEELGADEHRLHRSVLLHNRAQVLAALGRLDEALADFTAVIADDRNHPEYHFDRANLLHRLGRDEEALAGYAEAIRLGPPFPEAHYNRADVLAGLGDLDAALADLSYVLEIDPTNVDALVNRAGLYAVLDDGAALRADLDAGLALDGENPHLLCLLGQVQAEEGRTAEAERSYRRALEVDGGSTAAWSGLAALAFDAGDPSAAVDHLDRALAVGDDAALRYNRATAYRALGRYDDALADLARAAELDPTDEEIRRERTECARALGVAAGR, from the coding sequence ATGGCGCAGCACCTGTGGATCACCGGCGACCATGCGTACCAGCGCCTGGCCGCTGCCCGCGCCCTGACCGCCGTGCCGCTGGCGGAGCCGGTCGACGCGCACCGACGCCGGTTCGGGCCGTACACCGGGGCGAACGCGCTCCTCACCGCGCTCGTGCCGGAGATGCTGGCGCGTACGCCGGAGCTGGTGCGCAGGCACGACATCGAGGTGCTCTCCGTCGCCCCGGACCTGCGGCCGCTGGTGCCCGCCTCCCGGGAGACGCTCACCTCCCTGGCGGTGCCGGCCGAACGGACCCGGTTCTACTCCCGGGTGCGTACGCTGCGGCTCTCCCACGGCCTCGCCGAGCTGCTCCGCGACCACGTCCGCGCGCTGGGCGGCCCGCGCCGCGTCCTGGTGCTGGACCGCCTGGACGAGGCCGACCCGACCGACGCCGAGTTCGTCTCGGTGCTGCTGCGCCGGCTCGATCCCGACCTGCTCACCGTGGTCGTCGGCACCGGTACCGGACCGCTCGACGAAAACCTGGCCGCCGACCTGGCCCGGTACGCCCAGCGGCGCGACGCACCGCCGGTGCCCTCCCCCGGTGCGCCGCCGGCCGACCCGGCCCGGGCCTACGTGGCCTCCGACTGCTGCGCCGACGACCCGGCCCTGCTGGCCGCCTACGCCGAGCTGGACCCCGCCGCCCGGTGCCGGCTGCACGCCGAGCGGGCCGAGCAGCTGCTCGCCACCGGGCTGCGGTCGCCGAAGCTGGGCGCGGTGCCGTACCACCTGGAGCGGGCCGGCGACCCGGCCGAGGCGGGTGCCCGGGCGCTGCTGGAGGCGCTGAACTACTGCGTGGACATGGGCTTCTATCACGCCACCCTGGACCTGGGCCGGCGTGGCCGGGCGGTCGTCGACCGGGCCGCCCGGGAGGGCGCGTGGTGGGCGTTCACCACCAAGATGACCACCTCGCTGTCGGCGCTGGGCCGGCCCGAGGAGGCCGAGGAGCTGTACGACGAGGCCCGCTCGCTGAGCGTCAACCCGATCATCCACCGCCAGGCCGCGTACGCCACCGCGATGATCTACACCCGGCACCGGGACCCGGACCACCGGGACCACGTGCGCGCCCGGGCCTGGATCAACCAGGCGATCGCGATCTCCAGCCTCCAGCCGGAGGGCGCCGACCGCAGCTTCTCCACGGTCTTCCAGCAGAACGGGCTGGCCCTGATCGAGATGCACCTGGGCAACCTGCCCGGCGCGCTGGAGCTGGTCGCCACCGGCCTGGCCCGGCTCGACGAGGAGCTGGGCGCGGACGAGCACCGGCTGCACCGCTCGGTGCTGCTGCACAACCGGGCCCAGGTGCTGGCCGCGCTGGGCCGGCTGGACGAGGCGCTGGCCGACTTCACCGCGGTGATCGCGGACGACCGCAACCATCCCGAGTACCACTTCGACCGGGCGAACCTGTTGCACCGGCTGGGCCGCGACGAGGAGGCACTGGCCGGTTACGCGGAGGCCATCCGGCTCGGTCCGCCGTTCCCGGAGGCGCACTACAACCGGGCCGACGTGCTGGCCGGCCTGGGCGACCTCGACGCCGCGCTGGCCGATCTGAGCTATGTGCTGGAGATCGACCCGACCAATGTGGACGCGCTGGTCAACCGGGCCGGCCTGTACGCCGTCCTGGACGACGGGGCGGCGCTGCGCGCCGATCTGGACGCCGGGCTGGCCCTGGACGGGGAGAACCCGCACCTGCTGTGCCTGCTCGGCCAGGTGCAGGCCGAGGAGGGCCGGACCGCCGAGGCGGAGCGGTCGTACCGGCGGGCGCTGGAGGTGGACGGGGGCTCGACCGCCGCCTGGTCGGGTCTGGCCGCGCTGGCCTTCGACGCGGGCGATCCGTCGGCAGCCGTCGACCACCTGGACCGGGCGCTGGCCGTCGGCGACGACGCGGCGCTGCGGTACAACCGGGCCACCGCCTACCGGGCGCTGGGCCGGTACGACGACGCCCTGGCCGACCTGGCCCGGGCGGCCGAGCTGGACCCGACCGACGAGGAGATCCGCCGCGAGCGGACCGAGTGCGCCCGAGCCCTGGGGGTGGCCGCCGGTCGGTGA
- a CDS encoding CaiB/BaiF CoA transferase family protein: MTGSLDGVLVADFSRVLAGPYATMLLADLGADVVKVERPGAGDDTRAWGPPYDADGTATYHLAVNRNKRSVALDLTDPDHLAAARELVRRADVVVQNFRPGTMERHGLGHADVAAVNPRAVYCSITGFGAGPGADLPGYDLLVQAVGGLMSVTGARPGEPVKAGVAVVDVITGLHATVGILAALRHREVTGVGQHVEVNLLSSLLSALVNQASGYVSAGVVPGILGNAHPSIVPYELLPTADRPLAVAVGTDAQFRALCQALDLPAVATDPRHATNADRVRHRAGLIAVLSERTARWPADDLAATLSGLGVPCGPVNDLAGAFRLATDLGLTPVVDVPGPDRPHPARQVANPITLSATPATYHRPPPRLGEHTTEVLTWLGRQPS; this comes from the coding sequence ATGACCGGTTCGCTGGACGGGGTGCTCGTCGCCGACTTCAGCCGGGTCCTCGCCGGGCCGTACGCCACCATGCTCCTGGCCGACCTCGGCGCCGACGTGGTCAAGGTCGAACGGCCCGGCGCCGGTGACGACACCCGCGCCTGGGGCCCGCCGTACGACGCCGACGGCACCGCCACCTACCACCTGGCCGTCAACCGCAACAAGCGCTCCGTCGCGCTGGACCTGACCGATCCCGACCACCTGGCCGCCGCCCGCGAACTGGTCCGCCGGGCGGACGTGGTCGTGCAGAACTTCCGCCCCGGCACGATGGAACGCCACGGCCTCGGCCACGCCGACGTCGCCGCCGTCAACCCCCGCGCCGTCTACTGCTCGATCACCGGCTTCGGCGCCGGGCCCGGCGCCGACCTCCCCGGATACGACCTGCTCGTCCAGGCCGTCGGGGGGCTGATGAGCGTCACCGGAGCGCGGCCGGGCGAACCGGTCAAGGCGGGCGTCGCGGTGGTCGACGTGATCACCGGCCTGCACGCCACGGTCGGCATCCTGGCCGCGCTACGCCACCGCGAGGTCACCGGCGTCGGTCAGCACGTCGAGGTCAACCTGCTCTCGTCGCTGCTGTCCGCCCTGGTCAACCAGGCGTCCGGCTATGTCAGCGCCGGCGTGGTGCCGGGCATCCTGGGCAACGCCCACCCCAGCATCGTGCCGTACGAGCTGCTGCCCACCGCCGACCGTCCGCTGGCGGTGGCGGTCGGCACCGACGCCCAGTTCCGCGCCCTGTGCCAGGCGCTCGACCTGCCCGCCGTCGCGACGGATCCGCGCCACGCCACCAACGCCGACCGGGTACGCCACCGCGCCGGGCTGATCGCCGTGTTGTCCGAGCGGACCGCGCGGTGGCCCGCCGACGACCTGGCCGCGACGCTCAGCGGGCTCGGGGTGCCGTGCGGGCCGGTCAACGACCTGGCCGGGGCGTTCCGGCTCGCCACCGACCTGGGGTTGACGCCGGTCGTGGACGTCCCCGGGCCGGACCGGCCGCACCCGGCCCGTCAGGTCGCCAACCCGATCACCCTGTCGGCGACGCCCGCCACCTACCACCGGCCACCACCCCGGCTCGGCGAGCACACCACCGAAGTCCTCACCTGGCTGGGGCGGCAGCCGTCCTGA
- a CDS encoding L,D-transpeptidase family protein has protein sequence MVPVSPPSTPHRHVGPRAALGMALLVTGLAVPAAPAAAGVTTGASRAVAVQVALSSTAQPVLRQGSRGSAVTGLQRRLATLHYDVGSADGIFGPSTFHAVVAFQKVNGLTRDGIVGPRTWAALDRPVIPRPKYSHTGYSVEANLTTQVLYLARGGSVVRILDASSGKSSTPTPTGNYTILRRIDGWRQSDLGLLWRPNYFYRGYAVHGATSVPNYPASHGCVRVPIPAMNRLWSIIGVGVPVHIYR, from the coding sequence ATGGTTCCCGTCTCACCACCCAGCACCCCGCACCGCCATGTCGGCCCGCGCGCCGCTCTCGGGATGGCGCTCCTCGTCACCGGCCTCGCCGTCCCCGCCGCCCCGGCGGCGGCCGGCGTCACCACCGGGGCCAGCCGGGCCGTGGCCGTCCAGGTCGCCCTGTCGAGCACGGCGCAACCCGTGCTGCGGCAGGGTTCGCGCGGCAGCGCGGTGACCGGCCTGCAACGACGGCTCGCCACGCTGCACTACGACGTCGGCTCCGCCGACGGGATCTTCGGGCCGTCCACGTTCCACGCGGTCGTGGCCTTCCAGAAGGTCAACGGCCTGACCCGGGACGGCATCGTCGGGCCGCGCACCTGGGCGGCCCTCGACCGGCCGGTGATCCCCCGGCCGAAGTACTCGCACACCGGCTACTCGGTGGAGGCGAACCTCACCACGCAGGTGCTGTACCTGGCCCGTGGCGGCTCGGTGGTCCGCATCCTGGACGCCTCCAGTGGCAAGTCCAGCACCCCCACGCCCACCGGCAACTACACGATCCTCCGGCGGATCGACGGCTGGCGGCAGAGCGACCTGGGTCTGCTGTGGCGCCCGAACTACTTCTACCGGGGATACGCGGTGCACGGCGCCACGTCGGTCCCGAACTATCCGGCCAGCCACGGCTGCGTCCGGGTGCCCATCCCGGCGATGAACCGGCTGTGGTCGATCATCGGGGTCGGCGTACCGGTCCACATCTACCGCTGA
- a CDS encoding dienelactone hydrolase family protein: MRTTTVDVPVGDGVADAYLVRPDGDGPFPPVLLFMDAFGLRPRLAEMAGRIAAEGYVVLVPNLFHRFGRAPLVDLSGLADAERRGALFGQLNPMIGALTPDLVAGDTAAYLDFLAAQPGVAAGPAAITGYCMGGTNALRAIEAHPDRIAAVASFHGGRIVTDAPDSPHLAVGAVTGELYFGHADNDQSMTAEQIATLEKALDAAGVTYRSEVYTGAHHGYTMADTPIYDEAATERHWTALFDLLDRTIGRLAARRM, translated from the coding sequence ATGCGGACGACGACGGTGGACGTTCCGGTCGGCGACGGGGTCGCCGACGCGTATCTCGTCCGGCCGGACGGGGACGGGCCGTTCCCGCCGGTGCTGCTCTTCATGGACGCGTTCGGGCTGCGTCCCCGGCTCGCCGAGATGGCAGGGCGGATCGCCGCCGAGGGCTACGTCGTGCTGGTGCCGAACCTGTTCCACCGCTTCGGTCGGGCACCGCTGGTCGACCTGTCCGGGCTGGCCGACGCGGAGCGGCGCGGCGCGCTGTTCGGGCAGCTCAACCCGATGATCGGAGCGCTCACCCCGGACCTGGTCGCCGGGGACACCGCCGCCTACCTGGACTTCCTGGCCGCGCAGCCCGGCGTCGCGGCGGGCCCGGCGGCGATCACCGGCTACTGCATGGGCGGCACGAACGCGCTGCGGGCCATCGAGGCCCACCCGGACCGGATCGCCGCGGTGGCGAGCTTCCACGGCGGCCGGATCGTCACCGACGCGCCGGACAGCCCGCACCTGGCGGTCGGCGCGGTGACCGGTGAGCTGTACTTCGGGCACGCCGACAACGACCAGTCGATGACCGCCGAGCAGATCGCCACCCTGGAGAAGGCGCTCGACGCGGCCGGTGTCACCTACCGCTCCGAGGTCTACACCGGGGCGCACCACGGCTACACGATGGCCGACACGCCGATCTATGACGAGGCGGCCACCGAGCGGCACTGGACCGCCCTGTTCGACCTGCTCGACCGCACCATCGGCCGACTCGCCGCGCGGCGGATGTAA